In Fluviispira sanaruensis, a genomic segment contains:
- a CDS encoding ABC transporter permease subunit, producing the protein MSPLTKRRWKVFLNQKRAKFGLFVFFTLFIFSMSANIWSSSKPLFLYREINHDNEGKQLNITSKNFYFPIIKNYNPEEFSIADSFIVNYKNLLENDKNKNIKSFAIFSMNQWDPEEQTEHVLSPPSKMHWLGTDNLGRDIFARLLFGTRISLCFALILWICSYAIGTILGAMQGYFLGYFDFLLERMKELAAIIPMLTMIVLVSAITKNQSFWMILSLVLIFGWMGIASQIRANVLTLRQREFCEASLALGGTHSRILLKHIFPNIITIIVTLSPFAIELGISLLAALDYLGFGLPPPTPSIGELMAQGRDNIQNAPWILLSPIVVILLLLISISLIGQSLRDAFDPKLS; encoded by the coding sequence ATGTCACCGCTGACGAAAAGAAGATGGAAAGTATTTTTAAATCAAAAGAGAGCAAAATTTGGTTTATTTGTTTTTTTTACTTTATTTATATTTTCTATGTCTGCAAATATTTGGTCAAGTAGTAAACCTCTTTTTTTATATAGAGAAATAAATCATGATAATGAAGGAAAACAATTAAATATAACTTCCAAGAATTTTTATTTTCCAATTATTAAAAATTATAATCCAGAAGAATTTTCAATCGCAGATTCTTTTATTGTCAATTACAAAAATTTGCTAGAAAATGATAAAAATAAAAATATAAAATCATTTGCAATTTTTTCCATGAATCAATGGGATCCTGAAGAACAGACAGAACATGTTTTATCTCCTCCTTCAAAAATGCACTGGCTTGGCACAGATAATCTTGGCAGGGACATTTTTGCCCGCCTGCTTTTTGGCACGAGGATTTCTTTATGTTTCGCTCTTATTCTTTGGATCTGTTCCTATGCAATTGGAACGATTTTAGGAGCAATGCAAGGATATTTTTTGGGATATTTTGATTTTCTTCTTGAGCGCATGAAAGAACTTGCGGCCATTATTCCCATGCTTACTATGATTGTTTTAGTTTCAGCTATAACTAAAAATCAATCTTTTTGGATGATACTTTCCTTAGTTTTGATTTTTGGTTGGATGGGTATAGCAAGTCAAATTCGTGCAAATGTTTTAACTTTACGGCAACGTGAGTTTTGTGAAGCAAGTCTTGCCTTAGGTGGAACACATTCGCGTATTTTGCTGAAGCACATATTTCCAAATATTATAACAATCATTGTGACCTTAAGCCCATTTGCCATAGAGTTAGGCATATCGTTGTTGGCTGCTTTGGATTATTTAGGATTTGGCTTGCCACCACCTACACCCAGTATCGGCGAATTGATGGCACAGGGACGCGATAATATTCAAAATGCACCTTGGATTTTGCTTTCACCTATAGTCGTTATTCTTCTTCTCCTTATTTCAATCAGTCTGATTGGGCAATCTTTGCGCGATGCGTTTGATCCTAAACTTTCCTAG
- a CDS encoding ABC transporter substrate-binding protein, translated as MKIKKLFFVGLLLFNSFTSNSFAIDEKTQDIKYIRKPSFYDKMLNTKKGGSLHFPLGNDPKVMNPILSSDTESSSIEQFLWMSPFFLDPETLDYIPALAKSYTISADKKNYTFVLYEKAKWQDGSPVTAEDYKFTFDTMMNPKIHSAALRSYYDGITLKIDNKYQITFTVLEPKFDTFDFLSRYVPIQKKQFESSKDFNKDKGIMNPISNGPYIMDKYKRGQNITFIRNKNWWGYELSQFKNRFNVDEIILDIIPEPNLSYEKFVKGDIDHMSFTAEQWNTKVIGIDKDKYGSSPKEKNIWALKTQNKSAKPYTYIGWNFKNPLFQDVKTRKALSYLVDYKKIIEKVYFNLFTQCVSPFGTFTLNTAPELRQKNNIISYDRAKAVKLLKESGWKNDGSQTLIKEVNGKKIPFEFTLETNTGNPARMKIAEIIKEDFKSAGIKVNIKTAEWNTFLDDVDNRRFDAVILAWTGTIFPNPKQIWHSSSEKNQGSNFISYNNPKIDDLIHRANSEFDPKKRNTIMQEINRIIYEDQPYTFIAEMNYILEGLSSKISSERWVANYETAAANDLFYLVK; from the coding sequence ATGAAAATTAAAAAATTATTTTTTGTAGGCTTGCTACTATTTAATAGCTTTACTTCTAATTCTTTTGCCATTGATGAAAAAACACAGGATATTAAATATATCCGTAAACCAAGCTTTTATGATAAAATGCTTAATACTAAAAAAGGCGGCTCTCTCCATTTTCCCTTAGGCAATGATCCGAAAGTGATGAATCCTATATTGAGCTCAGATACGGAATCAAGTTCAATTGAGCAATTTTTATGGATGAGTCCTTTTTTTTTAGATCCAGAGACACTTGATTATATTCCCGCACTTGCAAAAAGTTATACAATTTCTGCAGATAAAAAAAACTATACATTTGTTTTATATGAAAAGGCAAAGTGGCAGGATGGAAGTCCTGTCACCGCTGAGGATTATAAATTTACATTTGATACCATGATGAATCCAAAAATTCATTCAGCCGCTTTGAGAAGTTATTATGATGGAATAACATTAAAAATAGATAATAAATATCAAATTACTTTTACTGTATTGGAACCAAAATTCGACACATTTGACTTTCTTTCAAGATATGTGCCTATTCAAAAAAAGCAATTTGAGAGTTCTAAAGACTTCAATAAAGATAAAGGCATTATGAACCCAATCAGCAATGGTCCATATATTATGGATAAATATAAGCGTGGACAGAATATTACATTTATAAGAAATAAAAATTGGTGGGGTTATGAGCTTTCACAGTTTAAAAACAGATTTAATGTAGATGAAATCATTCTCGATATTATTCCTGAACCAAATTTATCTTACGAGAAATTTGTGAAAGGTGATATCGATCACATGTCGTTTACTGCTGAACAATGGAATACAAAAGTAATTGGGATTGATAAAGATAAATATGGCAGTTCACCTAAAGAAAAAAATATTTGGGCTTTAAAAACGCAAAACAAATCAGCTAAGCCTTATACATATATAGGGTGGAATTTTAAGAACCCTCTATTTCAAGATGTTAAAACAAGAAAAGCTCTTTCATATTTGGTTGATTATAAGAAAATAATTGAGAAAGTTTACTTTAATTTATTTACTCAATGTGTTTCCCCCTTCGGGACTTTTACACTCAATACAGCGCCTGAGTTAAGACAGAAAAACAATATTATTTCGTATGACCGCGCAAAAGCAGTAAAACTTCTCAAAGAAAGTGGTTGGAAAAATGATGGCTCGCAAACACTTATCAAAGAGGTAAATGGTAAAAAAATTCCATTTGAATTTACTCTTGAAACAAACACTGGAAATCCTGCTCGAATGAAAATAGCAGAAATTATAAAAGAAGATTTTAAATCAGCAGGAATTAAAGTAAATATAAAAACGGCAGAGTGGAATACTTTTCTTGATGATGTTGATAATAGGCGTTTTGATGCTGTTATTTTAGCTTGGACAGGAACTATATTTCCAAATCCAAAACAAATCTGGCACTCCAGTTCAGAAAAAAATCAAGGTTCAAACTTTATAAGTTATAATAATCCAAAAATTGATGATCTTATTCATAGAGCAAATTCAGAGTTTGATCCTAAAAAGAGAAATACTATAATGCAAGAAATAAATAGAATAATTTATGAAGATCAGCCATACACTTTTATTGCAGAAATGAATTATATTTTAGAAGGTCTGAGTTCAAAAATAAGTTCTGAAAGGTGGGTGGCAAACTATGAAACAGCTGCTGCAAATGATTTATTTTATCTTGTTAAATAA
- a CDS encoding methyl-accepting chemotaxis protein, translating into MYILSFISLKKFNSLNLQTRIILVCLGLLSIIAVFTIGLNFISWFQAKKDLIEKQIVLQSSASQLIAGRFVGRYNEVKSFATNPIYETMNENSISHVLNQYRNFQDIYDLILFVDKKGRYVASNNLGMSGARINQEVLKEKTYENEEWFTHVMEGKTSDDSERNFYGTYVEDIQIDIISSLAYGIRKLGNSFSTAVKNSRGEIIGVLSVRANLVWMEAEIQSAFESIRKESVAEMAILVINNKGQIVVNYDPHSRGGSIEIVRDFKEILKLNIANYDYEPAKKLIEKKEGMGVFSNPWHEKKNDIAVYSLLKSKQILPTLGWGVITRILEEEAYKSVNESFLNTIIIIIFIFIVSFISLFLIAYSLGKKFIYVSETLGESAALSEQTSLELDKSCSEVKKMTLEQSHSVNQTAAAMAEITSMITRTGELINESKGISDKANEKSAEGTILMDKMAEAISAIKSTNAELEKMEHVISIIINKASTINDIVAKTELLSLNASIESARAGEYGKGFSVVSEEVDSLAKISGNAAKDISVLLNDSHMKVSQIIKITHERVNEGLQVSQRAVESFQRISHGITEIRDRTNGIFDGTNDQKVTVQSSGLSMDIMSNSVHKNSKEAEETSKIANEMRKQSKELFNVSFEIQNLILGEGQRQINIAQMKNKEILRIIGKIN; encoded by the coding sequence ATGTATATTCTTTCATTTATTTCTTTAAAAAAATTCAACTCACTGAATCTGCAAACACGGATAATTCTTGTCTGCTTAGGTTTATTATCCATTATTGCTGTATTTACAATTGGATTAAACTTTATCAGTTGGTTTCAAGCTAAAAAAGATCTGATCGAGAAACAAATTGTTCTTCAATCTTCAGCCTCACAGCTGATCGCTGGACGCTTTGTCGGTCGTTATAATGAAGTCAAATCTTTTGCGACAAATCCAATTTATGAAACAATGAACGAAAACTCAATTTCACATGTACTTAATCAATATAGGAACTTTCAAGATATTTACGATCTCATTCTATTTGTAGACAAAAAAGGCCGATACGTTGCTTCAAATAATTTAGGTATGTCGGGTGCTAGAATAAATCAAGAGGTCTTAAAAGAAAAAACTTATGAAAATGAAGAATGGTTTACGCATGTAATGGAAGGAAAAACTTCCGATGATTCCGAGCGGAATTTTTATGGAACTTATGTAGAAGATATACAAATAGATATTATATCTTCTCTAGCTTATGGAATTAGGAAACTCGGTAATAGTTTTAGCACTGCTGTGAAGAATTCGCGGGGAGAAATTATCGGTGTTCTGTCGGTCAGAGCAAATTTAGTTTGGATGGAAGCTGAGATTCAATCTGCTTTTGAGTCGATTCGTAAAGAAAGCGTTGCTGAAATGGCTATATTAGTCATAAATAATAAAGGGCAGATTGTCGTAAATTACGATCCACATAGTAGAGGAGGGTCTATAGAAATCGTAAGAGATTTTAAAGAGATATTAAAACTTAATATAGCAAATTATGACTATGAACCTGCAAAAAAATTGATTGAAAAAAAAGAGGGGATGGGAGTTTTCAGCAATCCATGGCATGAGAAAAAAAATGATATTGCGGTTTATTCTCTTTTAAAGTCTAAACAAATATTACCAACATTAGGTTGGGGAGTCATTACAAGAATTTTAGAAGAAGAAGCTTATAAATCAGTGAATGAATCATTTTTAAATACCATAATAATTATTATATTTATTTTTATAGTATCATTTATTTCGTTATTTTTAATAGCGTATTCTTTAGGTAAAAAATTTATTTATGTTTCAGAAACTTTGGGAGAGTCGGCTGCACTGTCCGAGCAGACAAGTCTTGAACTTGATAAATCTTGTAGCGAAGTGAAAAAGATGACTCTCGAGCAGTCGCATTCTGTCAATCAAACCGCGGCCGCAATGGCAGAAATCACTTCTATGATCACGAGGACAGGAGAGCTGATTAATGAAAGTAAAGGCATTTCTGATAAAGCCAATGAAAAATCAGCTGAAGGCACCATTTTGATGGATAAAATGGCGGAAGCTATTTCTGCTATTAAGTCAACGAATGCTGAGCTTGAGAAAATGGAACATGTCATTTCCATCATTATTAATAAAGCATCGACGATCAATGATATTGTTGCAAAAACAGAACTTCTTTCTTTAAATGCTTCAATAGAATCTGCACGTGCCGGTGAGTATGGCAAAGGTTTCTCAGTTGTTTCAGAGGAGGTAGATAGTCTTGCAAAGATCAGCGGAAATGCAGCAAAAGATATTTCAGTTTTATTAAATGACAGTCATATGAAAGTCAGTCAAATCATAAAAATCACGCATGAACGGGTCAATGAAGGTTTGCAAGTCAGTCAACGTGCAGTCGAGTCTTTTCAAAGAATTTCGCATGGAATCACTGAAATTCGCGATCGGACGAATGGAATTTTTGATGGAACAAATGATCAAAAAGTAACAGTGCAATCTTCAGGATTATCGATGGATATTATGAGTAATTCTGTGCATAAAAATAGCAAAGAAGCTGAAGAAACTTCAAAAATAGCCAATGAAATGCGTAAACAAAGTAAAGAACTTTTTAACGTTTCCTTTGAAATTCAGAATTTGATATTAGGTGAAGGACAAAGACAAATTAATATTGCACAAATGAAAAATAAAGAGATTTTAAGAATTATTGGCAAAATAAATTAA
- a CDS encoding response regulator codes for MNEATFESELRYTFLAETSEMLDDAESIFMHLESTPKDLSKLPKLLRIMHTIKGSGATVGYSEIGNFTHKFETLLVAIRDQKIETSEEIIDLLLVSNDCLKKCIAILQKDLKSKLAHLIETEKKIDDVLSEKLHTKVKNISQNSFENDIVKEKKSTINQTENSQNSKGNILICDDDEELLETISEMLQIENYNVTACNQATTALEILKNQNVDIILTDLKMPGMDGLEFTKKIRNLNIYIPIVFISGNISREHIKQFLRFGVSDFIDKPFTSDGLILVAERAMRTAHFWRELLTISKSCFKIFVFIQKIDALLSDKHKDILLSGERDILKECLAEIQRTTSRLLEVEKDTQSSFIKASAEDTK; via the coding sequence ATGAATGAAGCAACTTTTGAATCTGAATTGCGCTATACATTTTTAGCAGAAACAAGTGAAATGTTAGATGATGCTGAGAGTATCTTCATGCATCTTGAAAGCACTCCAAAAGACTTGTCAAAATTACCAAAACTTTTAAGGATTATGCACACGATTAAAGGTTCAGGCGCAACGGTTGGTTACAGTGAAATTGGAAATTTTACTCATAAATTTGAAACTTTACTTGTTGCTATCCGTGATCAAAAGATAGAGACATCTGAAGAAATCATCGATTTGCTATTAGTGAGTAACGATTGTTTAAAAAAATGTATCGCAATTTTACAAAAAGATTTAAAATCTAAACTCGCGCATTTAATCGAAACAGAAAAAAAAATAGATGATGTTTTATCAGAAAAATTACATACAAAAGTAAAAAATATATCTCAAAATAGCTTTGAGAATGACATAGTAAAAGAAAAAAAATCAACCATTAACCAAACTGAAAATTCACAAAATAGCAAAGGCAATATTTTAATTTGTGATGACGACGAAGAGTTATTAGAAACAATTTCAGAAATGTTGCAGATAGAAAATTATAACGTTACCGCTTGCAACCAAGCTACTACTGCCTTAGAAATTTTAAAAAATCAGAATGTTGATATTATACTGACTGATTTAAAAATGCCTGGAATGGATGGACTGGAATTTACAAAAAAAATACGAAATCTAAATATATACATACCTATAGTATTTATTTCTGGCAATATATCGCGCGAGCATATTAAACAATTTTTACGCTTTGGTGTCAGTGATTTTATTGACAAACCTTTTACGTCTGATGGCCTCATACTTGTAGCTGAACGTGCTATGCGAACAGCACATTTTTGGAGAGAACTTCTAACTATATCTAAATCATGTTTTAAAATCTTTGTCTTTATTCAAAAGATTGATGCTTTATTAAGCGATAAACATAAAGACATACTACTTTCTGGTGAAAGAGATATTCTAAAAGAATGTTTAGCAGAAATACAAAGAACAACCTCACGCCTGTTAGAAGTCGAAAAAGACACGCAATCGAGCTTTATAAAAGCCTCTGCCGAAGATACTAAATAA
- a CDS encoding CheR family methyltransferase, whose product MQEEFSDSIFKYFANLIEKETGIQYDEANRYLLLSRLQNLIKFLNFPDVLSLWNDIQKNGLNQAAKLLILDTATNNETSFFRDPKVFDFFKNHFVTNVMAQNPKIRIWCAATSTGQEPYTIAMIMAELKAQGLTKPYELLGTDISDRVLKQAASGTFSQLEIQRGLPANLMIKYFEQIVVESSSMPIYKAKPELSAFMTFKQMNLLHDWPNFGTFDIIFCRNVLIYQGKENKKNIIARFANVLNPGGYLILGGAESLLQLSDDFDFETHGNICVHRLKASVKPYS is encoded by the coding sequence ATGCAGGAAGAATTCAGCGATAGCATCTTTAAATATTTTGCGAATCTCATAGAAAAAGAAACCGGTATTCAGTACGATGAAGCAAATAGATATTTACTTTTAAGTCGCTTACAAAATTTAATTAAATTTTTAAATTTTCCCGACGTACTTTCTTTGTGGAATGACATACAAAAAAATGGTCTCAATCAAGCGGCTAAACTTTTGATTTTAGACACTGCAACAAATAACGAAACATCTTTTTTTCGTGACCCAAAGGTTTTTGATTTTTTTAAAAATCATTTTGTGACTAATGTGATGGCGCAAAATCCCAAAATTCGCATTTGGTGTGCTGCAACAAGTACGGGGCAAGAGCCCTATACGATCGCTATGATCATGGCAGAATTAAAAGCTCAAGGCTTAACAAAACCGTATGAGCTCCTTGGTACAGATATCAGTGACCGAGTGTTAAAACAAGCTGCCAGTGGCACCTTTTCTCAACTCGAAATTCAACGCGGACTCCCAGCAAATTTAATGATCAAATACTTTGAACAAATTGTAGTCGAGTCCTCTAGTATGCCTATTTATAAAGCTAAACCAGAACTTTCTGCTTTTATGACATTTAAGCAAATGAATTTACTCCACGATTGGCCTAATTTCGGGACCTTTGATATAATTTTTTGTAGGAATGTATTAATCTATCAAGGTAAGGAAAATAAAAAAAATATTATCGCTCGCTTTGCCAACGTCTTAAATCCGGGAGGTTATCTCATTTTAGGGGGCGCTGAAAGCTTGCTTCAGTTATCTGATGATTTTGATTTTGAAACCCATGGTAATATTTGTGTACATAGACTGAAAGCTTCTGTGAAACCTTATTCCTGA
- a CDS encoding ABC transporter permease subunit, with amino-acid sequence MRNYFIRRFLAIIPMFFLMTTTYFCIQNYLPGGPVQEAIARLKGMGGDGGTSRTLNAEDLQKLTHELEVEYGLDKPAVTRYFIWLKNILTLNFGDSITTRSPAIDQIIERLPISLSFGIPGFFLTYLIAIPLGVMMALRDGSRFDAISSFLLFVIYSIPSIVFAVIFLLIFCTDRVLPGGAWFPLGGFRSDNYESLSSVAKLFDLGRHLFLPVLASIIGNFTVYTLLQKNSMLEVIRADYIRTARAKGLSENAVIFKHALRNALLPLMVGFGALLGTFLGGSIIIEPIFGLPGIGVLSLQSLAARDFNVIMAIVVLQSLAILLGQILNDIVYVIVDPRIEYK; translated from the coding sequence ATGAGAAATTACTTTATTCGTCGTTTTTTAGCTATCATTCCTATGTTTTTTCTCATGACGACAACTTATTTTTGTATTCAAAATTATCTTCCAGGAGGACCTGTTCAAGAAGCAATTGCACGCTTAAAAGGTATGGGCGGGGATGGTGGAACATCAAGAACTTTAAATGCGGAAGATTTACAAAAATTAACCCATGAACTCGAAGTCGAATATGGATTAGATAAGCCAGCAGTCACTCGCTACTTCATTTGGTTAAAAAATATTTTAACCTTAAATTTTGGTGATTCCATAACGACACGTTCACCAGCAATTGATCAGATTATAGAAAGATTACCTATTTCTTTATCCTTTGGCATTCCTGGGTTTTTCTTAACATATTTAATTGCAATTCCACTCGGCGTCATGATGGCTTTGCGTGATGGTTCTCGATTTGATGCTATTTCTTCATTTTTACTATTTGTAATTTATAGTATTCCATCTATTGTTTTTGCAGTTATTTTCTTATTAATTTTTTGCACAGACAGAGTTTTGCCCGGTGGTGCTTGGTTTCCTTTAGGTGGTTTTCGCTCCGATAATTATGAGAGTTTAAGTAGTGTTGCAAAATTATTTGATTTAGGTCGACACTTATTTTTACCAGTTTTGGCATCGATTATTGGTAACTTTACGGTATACACACTATTACAAAAAAATAGTATGCTTGAAGTTATTCGCGCTGATTATATCAGAACGGCACGAGCTAAGGGATTATCAGAAAATGCCGTGATTTTTAAACACGCTTTACGCAATGCTCTTTTACCTTTGATGGTGGGATTTGGCGCTCTATTAGGAACTTTTTTAGGTGGCTCAATTATTATAGAACCTATATTTGGTCTCCCTGGGATTGGAGTTCTGAGTTTGCAGTCGCTGGCTGCTCGCGACTTTAATGTGATTATGGCTATTGTTGTTTTGCAGTCACTCGCCATATTATTGGGTCAGATATTAAATGATATTGTATATGTTATTGTGGATCCTAGAATTGAATATAAATAA
- a CDS encoding response regulator, translating into MKIFVVDDSKSVHRLLEEMLDLPDLSFQHAYNGEEAVNAVKETNFAADLILLDWEMPLLSGIETLPLIIKLRPKQTIIMMTTKNSMADITEAMQKGATDYIIKPFTKDIIIGKITTLLEGGM; encoded by the coding sequence ATGAAAATATTTGTAGTAGATGATTCAAAATCTGTACATCGCCTATTAGAGGAAATGCTCGATCTACCTGATCTCAGCTTTCAACACGCTTACAATGGAGAAGAAGCAGTAAATGCTGTTAAAGAAACTAACTTTGCAGCAGACCTTATTTTACTTGACTGGGAAATGCCTTTATTAAGCGGTATCGAAACCCTACCTTTAATAATTAAGCTCCGCCCCAAACAAACAATAATAATGATGACAACAAAAAACTCGATGGCTGATATAACCGAAGCTATGCAAAAAGGTGCTACTGATTATATTATTAAACCATTTACGAAAGATATTATCATTGGCAAAATTACAACTCTCCTCGAGGGAGGTATGTAA
- a CDS encoding methyl-accepting chemotaxis protein, protein MFYLFTKLWRKLSFRAMILFPSLMAYLVLALFSLYLIYKDKEIQKERAFDRYSVALDSINNIIGGRYVGRYTTIQAIALDSTLQQINNPTQITILLERYRKATQSELILYVDRNGKYIASSTELSDGTKADLNLIRGKNFSNRDWFKNVVKGNFTEDITNGLIGTYSNDFQIDPLTTELYGKDKVTLAFTAAVKDKFGNILGVITTRTAVLWLENELKGTFRSLEKSGAHSPEIILVNSKGKTIVNLNIKTIDKDNNYIRDMEVILKQNLLLEKFEPVKQILEGKTGDGEYYSEKNKKIMLVSYSPINSNRFLRSLNWGIITMDPADDVFMKINRFAFISYVIISILLLVAVIIVLKFTASLTKNFNFLSDKLRKSSIQSEETSQNLKKSFTLVAETVQNQTKSITDTNQIMKALTSMISQTTDNANECSNISTHVKKEISEGNMIMEKLANAVAEIRETNKELMQISEMIDQISTKTNVINEIVSKTELLSLNASIEAARAGEQGKGFAVVAEEVGQLAKTSGKTASEIRMLIESGKKQVNEIISATKNRLEVGQAASDVAQKIFHEISHEINELQSRTENIKEATKEQKIGISQVASAMSHIDKSTEKNNSETQKAAQASEQVHHQSDELFQIMTAIRVLVHGAKTKIINSGENRK, encoded by the coding sequence ATGTTTTATTTATTCACAAAATTATGGAGAAAATTATCATTTAGAGCAATGATATTATTTCCAAGTTTAATGGCATACTTGGTCCTTGCTCTTTTTTCACTTTATTTAATCTATAAAGATAAAGAAATTCAAAAAGAACGTGCATTTGATCGTTATTCTGTTGCTTTAGACTCAATTAATAATATTATTGGTGGGAGATATGTTGGCCGTTATACCACTATTCAAGCAATTGCTCTTGATTCGACTTTACAGCAAATAAATAATCCTACACAAATAACAATTTTACTTGAAAGATATAGAAAAGCAACACAAAGCGAATTGATTCTCTATGTGGATAGAAACGGCAAATATATCGCTTCGAGTACGGAATTAAGCGATGGGACAAAAGCTGATTTAAATCTAATTCGGGGGAAAAATTTTTCAAATAGAGATTGGTTTAAGAATGTTGTGAAAGGAAATTTTACGGAAGATATTACGAACGGATTGATCGGGACATACTCTAATGATTTTCAAATTGACCCGTTAACCACAGAGCTTTATGGTAAAGACAAAGTGACCTTAGCGTTTACAGCGGCAGTTAAAGATAAATTTGGAAATATTTTGGGAGTTATTACTACACGAACTGCTGTTTTATGGTTAGAAAATGAATTAAAAGGGACCTTTCGTTCGCTTGAGAAAAGCGGGGCTCATTCTCCAGAAATTATTCTAGTCAACTCAAAAGGTAAAACGATTGTTAATTTAAATATTAAAACTATAGATAAAGATAATAATTATATAAGAGATATGGAAGTTATATTAAAACAAAATCTATTATTAGAAAAGTTTGAACCAGTGAAACAGATTTTGGAAGGAAAAACTGGAGATGGTGAATATTATTCAGAAAAAAATAAAAAAATTATGTTGGTTTCCTATTCTCCTATAAATTCTAATAGATTTTTAAGAAGTTTAAATTGGGGAATAATAACGATGGATCCCGCAGATGATGTTTTTATGAAAATTAATAGATTTGCTTTTATTTCCTATGTTATAATTAGTATACTTCTCTTAGTTGCTGTTATAATAGTCTTAAAATTTACAGCTTCGTTAACAAAGAATTTTAATTTCCTTTCAGATAAATTAAGAAAATCTTCTATACAAAGCGAAGAGACAAGTCAGAATTTAAAAAAATCTTTTACTCTCGTAGCAGAGACTGTGCAAAATCAAACAAAATCTATAACCGATACCAATCAAATAATGAAAGCACTTACAAGCATGATTTCGCAGACCACTGATAATGCAAATGAATGTAGCAATATTTCAACTCATGTCAAAAAAGAAATTTCAGAAGGTAATATGATTATGGAAAAGCTTGCCAATGCCGTTGCTGAAATTCGAGAGACAAATAAAGAACTCATGCAAATATCTGAAATGATCGATCAAATAAGTACAAAAACAAATGTGATCAATGAAATTGTTTCCAAAACGGAATTGCTTTCATTAAATGCTTCAATTGAAGCAGCTCGGGCTGGGGAACAAGGAAAAGGTTTTGCTGTTGTTGCAGAAGAAGTTGGGCAATTGGCGAAAACAAGTGGGAAAACGGCGAGTGAAATACGAATGCTAATAGAATCCGGAAAAAAGCAAGTAAACGAAATTATTTCAGCAACAAAAAATCGCCTCGAAGTAGGACAAGCAGCAAGTGATGTTGCTCAGAAAATATTTCATGAGATTTCTCATGAAATTAATGAGCTGCAAAGTAGAACAGAAAATATAAAAGAGGCAACAAAAGAACAGAAAATAGGTATTTCGCAAGTTGCATCGGCAATGTCACATATTGATAAATCGACAGAAAAGAATAACTCTGAAACGCAAAAGGCTGCGCAGGCTTCTGAGCAAGTTCACCATCAGAGTGATGAACTATTCCAAATTATGACAGCTATCCGAGTCCTTGTTCATGGAGCAAAAACAAAAATTATCAATTCTGGGGAGAATAGAAAATAA